The DNA region ATAGAGCTTAACAAAGATGGAATAGTTTCTTTTGAAAATGTAGTTACATTTAATATGGATGAATATGTAGGACTTACACCTGATAATGACCAAAGTTATCATTATTATATGTTTAATAATTTTTTTAATCATATAGACATAAAAAAAGAGAATATAAATATACTTGATGGAATGGCTGAAGATTATGAAGCTGAATGTCAAAGATATGAAGATAAAATAAAATCATATGGTGGAATTCATCTATTTTTAGGTGGAGTTGGACCTGATGGGCATATTGCTTTTAATGAACCAGGATCCTCACTTGCTTCTAGAACTAGAGATAAAGAACTTACAATGGATACAATAGCCGCTAATGCGAGATTTTTTGGTGGAGATATAAATGCAGTTCCTACATTAGCATTAACTGTGGGAGTAGGAACAATACTTGATGCCAGAGAAGTTCTTATTATGGTAACTGGTCTTAATAAAGCGAGAGCACTTCATTATGGAGTAGAAGAAGGAGTTAACCATATGTGGACTATTTCAGCTCTGCAATTACACAGATGTGGAATAATAGTTTCTGATGAAGCAGCTTGTGCTGAATTGAAAGTTGGAACTTACAGATATTTTAAAGATATAGAAAAAAATAATCTAGATACAGACAAAATACTGGCAGATTTATATAATACTAAATAGTTTTACAAATATTTATGATTAAAATTCTTTAATTTATAAAAGTAATTTCAATTGAAGAAATGGGCTTGAAATTTTTTAAAATTTCAGGTCTTTTTTTATTTTTTTTTAAAGGAATTCTCTCTAGACTGTTGAATAATAATATATAAGAGTTTATTAGTAATGTAATATAAATTGGAGGTAAGAATTATGGTAGAAGCTATGAAAGCAATGCAGGAGAACATGAAAACATTAAGTAACAATACAAAAGACATAACTAGAGCAATCGAAAGTCTTAGAGAAGAAATGGATGCAGTAGATGTATATAATCAGAGAGCAGAACTTGCTACTGATGAAGAATTAAGAAAACTTATGATACATAATAGAAATGAAGAATTAGAACATGCTGCCATGATAATTGAATGGTTAAGAAGAACTATTCCTGAATTTGATCATGAATTAAAAGATTACTTATTCACAGAAGGATCATTGGAAGATATTGAAGAACAAGCTACCTCTGGAGATGGAGCACAATCTTCTTCTTCATTAAAAATAGGAAATTTAAAATAATTGGGAGGTTATATATATGGATTTTTTAAAAAGAGAATTAGCACCTATTACAGCTAATGGATGGAAAGAAATAGAAGAAAGAGCAACTGCAGTATTATCAAAAGAATTATCAGCTAGAAAATTTGTAAGAGTAACAGGACCATTAGGAAGAGAAGTAACATCTATAACTACAGGAAGAATGGATGTAAAAACTAAGGATGATATTAAATATGGAGTATATAAAGTACAGCCCCTTACTGAATCTAGAATATGTTTCCCTTTAAGCAGATGGGAATTAGATAATATTGAAAGAGGAGCAAAGGATGTAGACTATACTTCTTTAGATGAGGGAGTAAGAAAGGCTGCTAAATTTGAAGAGGAAGCTATATTCAAAGGACTGGAAGAAGGACAAATAGAAGGAATATATAAATCAAGCAGTTATGATACTTTAGATTTTGGAAAAACTGCTGATAAAACTTTAAAGGTTATCTTTGAAGGAATACTAAAATTAGATGCAGCTTTCGCTAAAAAACCTTATGTTCTAGTAGTAAGTAATGAAAAATGGTACTATCTAAATACAATAGTAAAAGAATATTCATTACCTGAAAAACTGGAAAAGATACTAGGTCATAAAATAATAGTAAGTAAATCAATAGATGGGGCTATACTCCTTCCATTTGATGATGAAAATATTGAACTAATAATTGGTGAAGATTATGCATTAGGATATCAAAACCATAATGAAAGTGTTGTAGAGTTATTTATAACTGAAAGTTTTTCATTTAGAGTTTTAGATCCAGCATTAATAGTATTATTTAAATAATAGATTAGAGCTAGAATAGAAATGTTCTAGCTCTTTTATTTTTTGAATCAAAATGTTATAATTTAATCAATCAAAGTAAAGCAGGAGGAATTATGTCAAAAATTTATAAAGTTTATCAAATTGACTCTTTTTCAGATAAAAAATTTTTAGGTAATCCAGCAGGAGTAGTTTATAATGCTGATGGATTAAGTGAAAAGGATATGCAGAAAATAGCTAGAGAATTAAATAATTCTGAAACAGCTTTTATTTTTTCATCTGATTCAAAAGAATATGATATACATGTGAGATTTTTCACTCCTTTAAAAGAGGTTCCTATTTGTGGACATGCAACTATTGCAGCTCATTATGTTATTGCTTTAGAAAGGAAAATTAAAGAAAATACTTGTATCAGGCAAAAAACAGGTGCTGGAATCCTGCCAGTTGAAATAGAACCCAAAAAAATCGGATATAATATTACCATGATTCAAGGAAAAGTAGAGTTTGGAGATATTATAGAAGAAAAAAATTTAGGAAGATTAGTTTCTGCTTTAGGTATAGATAATAATGACTTAATAACAGAAGCTCCAGTACAAATAGTTTCAACAGGACATTCTAAAGTAATGATAGGAATAAAAGATTATAAGCAGCTTCATAATTTGAAACCTGATATGAAAGAACTCAATAAATTGAGCAACATTATAAATTGTAATGGATATTTTGTATTTACTTTTGACAGTGATGAAAAAGATATTCTTTTGAAAGGAAGAATGTTCGCGCCAGCTATAGGTATAGAAGAAGATCCAGTTACAGGAAATGCAAATGGACCAGTAGGTGCATATATAGTCAAGTATGAACTAGCTAAATTTAAGGAGGATAATTTTAAATTTAGTGCCAAACAAGGGATGTCTATTGGTAGAGAAGGAAAAATAAATGTAAATGTCCACATAGAAAATAAAGAACCAGTGAAAGTTGAGATATCTGGAACTGCTGTAGTAGTTTTTAAAACTACAATAGAATTATAAAATATTTCTGATTTTTTTGAAATATCAAATTGTTTTAAATTTTTTAATTAAAAATTATTGCTGATATATGAAAATAAAAATCTAAGTTTTGATTAAAATTTTGTTTTGAAGCAATTTTCAAAAATGAACCTATAATTTTTATTAAGAAAAATAAAAAATGTTTATAACTTTAAGAAAATATTTTTTATAATTATTTGAAAGAAATAGATAGGGAGAAAATTTATTTGTTTTTTAAATAAAACTATAGGACTTTTTTAAAAATATAATTAATGAGAAAAAATAAAAAAGAGATATCTTTTTAAATGAAAATTTCTTACTGAGTAATCAGAAAATTTTTGATATCTCTTTTTATTATAAAAAACTCATAAATTATTTAAAATAATTTTTATTTTATTATTTCGGATAACTAAACCACATATAATGTTAATTATATGCTGAAAAATTATTTAAATAATTTTAATTAAAATAATAATAAATTATTCTCTAATTAATTTGTTAAAATAAGATAATTTTTTATAAATTATGTATAAATATTAAGCTTATATTGTAATTTAGGTTAAAAATGAAATTATTTAAGAAATTATTTGTTTATAAATAAATTTCTTGAAATTTTTTATTTTTTTCTTAATTTAAATTATAAGACTATTTTTTTTCATCTATATCTTCTAAAGAAGAAAAGACAGGAAGTTTTTCTAAAACTCTTTTTTCTAAAATTGATTTAGCATTTATATATACTTCTGTTACTCTTGTATCAGCATGACCAAGAAAATCTCTTATTTCTAAAATATCTGCACCATTAATAGAA from Fusobacterium sp. includes:
- the nagB gene encoding glucosamine-6-phosphate deaminase codes for the protein MRVIITEKKVGDWAAVYVAKKINEFKPTKENPFVLGLPTGGTPLEMYKRLIELNKDGIVSFENVVTFNMDEYVGLTPDNDQSYHYYMFNNFFNHIDIKKENINILDGMAEDYEAECQRYEDKIKSYGGIHLFLGGVGPDGHIAFNEPGSSLASRTRDKELTMDTIAANARFFGGDINAVPTLALTVGVGTILDAREVLIMVTGLNKARALHYGVEEGVNHMWTISALQLHRCGIIVSDEAACAELKVGTYRYFKDIEKNNLDTDKILADLYNTK
- a CDS encoding ferritin-like domain-containing protein yields the protein MVEAMKAMQENMKTLSNNTKDITRAIESLREEMDAVDVYNQRAELATDEELRKLMIHNRNEELEHAAMIIEWLRRTIPEFDHELKDYLFTEGSLEDIEEQATSGDGAQSSSSLKIGNLK
- a CDS encoding family 1 encapsulin nanocompartment shell protein, giving the protein MDFLKRELAPITANGWKEIEERATAVLSKELSARKFVRVTGPLGREVTSITTGRMDVKTKDDIKYGVYKVQPLTESRICFPLSRWELDNIERGAKDVDYTSLDEGVRKAAKFEEEAIFKGLEEGQIEGIYKSSSYDTLDFGKTADKTLKVIFEGILKLDAAFAKKPYVLVVSNEKWYYLNTIVKEYSLPEKLEKILGHKIIVSKSIDGAILLPFDDENIELIIGEDYALGYQNHNESVVELFITESFSFRVLDPALIVLFK
- a CDS encoding PhzF family isomerase; the encoded protein is MSKIYKVYQIDSFSDKKFLGNPAGVVYNADGLSEKDMQKIARELNNSETAFIFSSDSKEYDIHVRFFTPLKEVPICGHATIAAHYVIALERKIKENTCIRQKTGAGILPVEIEPKKIGYNITMIQGKVEFGDIIEEKNLGRLVSALGIDNNDLITEAPVQIVSTGHSKVMIGIKDYKQLHNLKPDMKELNKLSNIINCNGYFVFTFDSDEKDILLKGRMFAPAIGIEEDPVTGNANGPVGAYIVKYELAKFKEDNFKFSAKQGMSIGREGKINVNVHIENKEPVKVEISGTAVVVFKTTIEL